A genomic segment from Rhodothermus sp. encodes:
- a CDS encoding SemiSWEET transporter, protein MDLTLGIGLLAATLTTLAFLPQVVRTWRRRSAEDLSVGTFLLLFTGIVLWLLYGILRRDSIIILANAVGMTLVGSLLLMIWRFSRQRLLSGRR, encoded by the coding sequence ATGGATCTCACTTTGGGTATCGGTCTGCTGGCCGCTACATTGACCACGCTGGCCTTCCTGCCGCAGGTCGTACGTACCTGGCGGCGCCGCTCGGCCGAAGATCTGTCGGTCGGCACCTTTTTGCTCCTGTTTACCGGCATCGTTCTCTGGTTGCTCTATGGCATTCTACGCCGCGATTCAATCATTATCCTGGCCAATGCGGTTGGCATGACGCTGGTAGGGAGCCTTCTCCTGATGATCTGGCGCTTTTCTCGCCAGCGCTTGCTCAGTGGCCGCCGATAA
- a CDS encoding NAD-dependent succinate-semialdehyde dehydrogenase: MQEIAVRRSFPVINPATGGQVRVYEGMTQEEVVQAIAQAHEAFLDWRRVSFAERAARMRRVAALLRERVDRYARLMAEEMGKPIREGRAEVQKCAWVCEYYAEHAERFLAPEPVETDARKSYVAFEPLGVILAIMPWNFPFWQVFRFAAPTLMAGNAAVLKHASNVPGCALAIEELLREAGFPEQLFRTLLIGSDQVDSVITHPLIRAVTLTGSTPAGRAVAARAGAALKKTVLELGGSDPYVILEDADIEQAATVCARSRLINSGQSCIAAKRFVVVEAVREPFERLLVTRMQAVRVGDPLDETTEVGPLARHDLRDELHRQVQESLRKGARLLLGGEIPEGPGAYYPPTVLTDVPKGSPAYEEELFGPVAAIIPVRDEVEAIRVANDTVFGLGAAVFTRDEARGERIAREALEAGCCFVNDFVRSDPRLPFGGIKESGYGRELSIFGIREFVNIKTVFIGGH; the protein is encoded by the coding sequence ATGCAGGAGATTGCTGTTCGCAGATCTTTCCCCGTAATCAATCCAGCCACCGGTGGGCAAGTTCGGGTCTATGAAGGCATGACCCAGGAGGAGGTCGTACAGGCTATTGCGCAAGCGCACGAGGCGTTTCTGGACTGGCGACGCGTGTCGTTTGCCGAGCGGGCTGCACGAATGCGGCGGGTTGCTGCGTTGTTACGGGAGCGGGTTGACCGCTATGCCCGTCTGATGGCCGAAGAGATGGGCAAACCGATTCGTGAGGGGCGGGCCGAGGTGCAGAAGTGTGCTTGGGTGTGTGAGTACTATGCAGAGCATGCCGAGCGTTTTCTGGCTCCGGAGCCGGTTGAGACAGACGCCCGAAAGAGCTATGTGGCGTTTGAGCCCCTGGGGGTGATCCTGGCTATCATGCCCTGGAATTTCCCATTCTGGCAGGTCTTTCGCTTTGCCGCCCCAACGTTGATGGCGGGCAATGCGGCTGTGCTCAAGCATGCCTCGAACGTGCCGGGCTGTGCGTTGGCCATTGAGGAATTGCTGCGTGAGGCCGGCTTTCCAGAGCAGCTGTTTCGCACCCTCCTGATTGGCAGCGATCAGGTAGATTCGGTCATTACGCATCCGCTGATTCGAGCAGTGACGCTGACGGGTAGCACACCAGCAGGGCGGGCAGTGGCTGCCAGAGCCGGTGCTGCGCTTAAAAAGACTGTGCTGGAGCTGGGCGGCAGCGACCCCTATGTGATTCTGGAAGATGCCGACATTGAGCAGGCCGCAACTGTATGCGCCAGGAGTCGCCTGATCAACTCGGGGCAGAGCTGCATTGCGGCCAAGCGTTTCGTGGTGGTGGAGGCTGTGCGGGAGCCGTTTGAGCGTTTGCTGGTGACGCGTATGCAGGCAGTGCGGGTGGGCGATCCGCTGGATGAGACGACCGAGGTGGGACCACTGGCCCGCCATGATCTGCGCGACGAATTGCATCGTCAGGTGCAGGAGAGCCTGCGCAAAGGTGCGCGTCTCCTGCTGGGCGGCGAAATCCCGGAAGGTCCAGGCGCCTACTATCCACCGACGGTATTGACCGACGTGCCCAAGGGTTCACCGGCTTACGAAGAAGAGCTGTTCGGTCCGGTAGCTGCCATCATCCCGGTGCGTGATGAGGTCGAAGCCATTCGGGTGGCGAACGACACGGTGTTCGGGCTCGGTGCCGCCGTGTTTACGCGTGATGAAGCCCGTGGTGAACGCATAGCCCGCGAAGCACTCGAGGCCGGTTGCTGCTTTGTGAATGACTTTGTGCGCAGTGATCCGCGCCTGCCATTTGGCGGCATTAAAGAAAGCGGCTATGGTCGCGAGCTATCCATCTTTGGCATTCGAGAGTTTGTGAACATCAAGACGGTCTTTATCGGCGGCCACTGA
- a CDS encoding Rrf2 family transcriptional regulator — protein sequence MFSRACEYGLRAALYLASLEHNGYVSIREIGERLNISVPFLTKIFQKLTQAGLMQSLRGPSGGVMFARSPEEITLFDVIVAIDGPDLFTECVLGLPGCGEAAPCPLHDHWKAVRTPIRDLFASTTLADMARRIQEARLRLTA from the coding sequence ATGTTTTCCCGCGCCTGCGAATACGGATTGCGTGCTGCATTGTATCTGGCGTCACTCGAACACAATGGTTACGTATCGATTCGAGAAATCGGAGAGCGGCTGAACATCTCCGTGCCTTTTCTAACCAAAATCTTTCAGAAGCTGACGCAGGCCGGCTTGATGCAGTCGCTACGCGGTCCCAGCGGTGGCGTTATGTTCGCCCGCTCACCCGAAGAAATCACCCTCTTTGATGTGATCGTGGCCATCGACGGCCCCGATCTGTTTACCGAGTGTGTGCTGGGACTGCCAGGTTGCGGCGAAGCAGCCCCCTGTCCCCTGCACGACCACTGGAAAGCAGTACGCACGCCCATCCGCGACCTGTTTGCCTCTACTACGCTGGCCGATATGGCCCGCCGTATCCAGGAAGCCCGCCTGCGCCTGACGGCCTGA
- a CDS encoding Rrf2 family transcriptional regulator → MISRGGQQALVAMQVLAQQKARRFLPVRRLSRMIGASPHTLARIMLRLTAAGLTHALRGPGGGVRLARSAREITLFEILQEIDGPDVLNQCVLGLGPCDEARPCPLHALWFPCRQQLRQLLTETTLADLTQRNIPLNQPEKSCT, encoded by the coding sequence ATGATCAGCCGGGGCGGTCAGCAAGCACTGGTAGCCATGCAGGTGCTGGCGCAGCAAAAGGCGCGGCGTTTCCTGCCGGTGCGTCGGCTTAGCCGCATGATTGGTGCATCGCCGCATACGCTGGCGCGCATCATGCTCCGGCTGACGGCGGCTGGCCTGACCCATGCGCTGCGCGGCCCTGGCGGCGGTGTGCGACTGGCACGTTCAGCGCGTGAGATTACCCTCTTCGAGATCCTGCAAGAAATCGATGGACCGGATGTGCTCAACCAGTGCGTGCTGGGGTTGGGGCCCTGCGATGAAGCCAGGCCCTGCCCTCTTCACGCCCTCTGGTTTCCCTGCCGTCAGCAACTTCGCCAATTGCTAACGGAAACTACATTGGCCGACTTAACCCAACGCAACATCCCTCTGAACCAGCCCGAGAAGTCATGTACCTAA
- a CDS encoding c-type cytochrome: protein MYLNRLISWSFWLLLGLTLTACGGQNAGSTSQPSGAASQTESGATAQDPEALASEIGPVKQVSLGEQIDAALAQQGEQLFNTYCTACHRLDERFIGPPLGDVAQRRGPIYLMNVMLNPNGMIQRHPVMQQLVEEYGTLMTDMGLTEEQARAILEYLRHTAENR from the coding sequence ATGTACCTAAACCGCTTGATCTCATGGAGCTTTTGGCTGCTGTTGGGCCTGACATTGACCGCCTGTGGCGGTCAAAACGCTGGCTCAACCTCGCAGCCTTCCGGTGCGGCGAGCCAGACGGAAAGTGGTGCGACCGCCCAGGATCCGGAAGCGTTGGCGTCTGAAATCGGACCAGTCAAGCAGGTATCGCTGGGCGAACAGATCGATGCTGCGCTGGCCCAGCAGGGCGAGCAGCTATTCAATACCTACTGCACGGCCTGCCACCGCCTCGATGAACGCTTTATTGGTCCGCCTCTGGGAGATGTGGCCCAGCGGCGCGGGCCGATCTACCTCATGAATGTGATGCTGAATCCGAACGGGATGATTCAGCGCCATCCTGTCATGCAGCAACTGGTAGAGGAATACGGTACCCTCATGACCGATATGGGACTGACTGAGGAGCAGGCACGTGCCATCCTTGAGTATCTGCGCCATACCGCTGAAAACCGTTGA